The following proteins are encoded in a genomic region of Arachis ipaensis cultivar K30076 chromosome B02, Araip1.1, whole genome shotgun sequence:
- the LOC107624992 gene encoding flowering locus K homology domain: MSGEEYDAQDAGYVPENPEFPQNHSDEHDEGNVIDDAGFPQLQPDEHDDANLDEGANPPENQFDGHEIEGLPEDTDAPPQENAEEEEEHHDIGDVTGNFNSQEKQGAQDNSKGNEIKKWPGWPGENVFRMLIPVQKVGSIIGRKGEFIKKMTEETKARIKILDGPPGTMERAVMVSAKEEPDRAIPPAVEGLLRVHKQVVNVDHNPPDASAASNQVVTRLLVADTQAGSLIGKQGSTVKSFQDNTGCNIRVLGSAEYLPVFALRDDSVVEIQGESAGVHKAVELIALHLRKFLVDRGIVGVFETQMQRPDARVNQNVPPPQAWGPPHPQGFPTPGSGGPAFAPNPQYMPPSHNYDNYYPPPDLPPVDKLIPPPAYARDTSQSQQSVANKVTQHMQIPLTYADAVIGASGSNISYIRRASGASITIQETRGIPGEMTVEISGTASQIQAAQQLVQNFMAEAASAAQDHMGGSINQGYNSYPTNASVYASPPSSAGAHTGHAPAADYGSVYGTNYGY, from the exons ATGTCTGGGGAAGAATATGATGCACAAGATGCAGGCTATGTGCCTGAAAACCCTGAATTTCCGCAAAACCATTCCGATGAACATGATGAAGGAAATGTGATTGATGATGCGGGGTTTCCTCAACTGCAGCCTGATGAACATGACGATGCCAATTTGGATGAGGGAGCTAATCCTCCTGAAAATCAGTTTGATGGCCACGAAATTGAAGGTTTGCCCGAAGATACCGATGCTCCTCCACAAGAGAAtgctgaggaggaggaggaacatCATGATATTGGGGATGTTACTGGGAATTTCAATTCTCAGGAGAAACAGGGAGCACAGGATAATTCGAAAGGAAATGAAATAAAGAAGTGGCCTGGTTGGCCTGGAGAGAATGTTTTCCGGATGTTGATTCCTGTACAAAAGGTTGGCAGTATCATCGGCCGCAAGGGAGAGTTTATTAAGAAAATGACGGAAGAGACCAAAGCTCGCATTAAAATTCTTGATGGTCCGCCAGGAACCATGGAAAGAGCA GTAATGGTTTCTGCAAAAGAAGAGCCAGATCGCGCCATACCGCCTGCTGTGGAGGGTTTGTTAAGGGTTCATAAACAAGTTGTCAATGTGGACCACAATCCTCCAGATGCATCGGCCGCATCAAACCAAGTTGTTACGAGGCTTCTGGTGGCAGATACTCAAGCAGGAAGCTTGATCGGGAAGCAGGGTTCCACAGTAAAGTCCTTTCAAGATAACACTGGTTGCAATATACGTGTTCTTGGATCAG CTGAATACCTGCCTGTATTTGCTCTACGGGATGATAGTGTTGTTGAAATACAAGGGGAGTCTGCTGGGGTTCACAAGGCAGTTGAACTTATTGCACTTCATCTCCGTAAATTCCTGGTTGACCGCGGCATAGTTGGAGTGTTTGAAACACAG ATGCAAAGGCCAGATGCTCGAGTTAACCAGAATGTGCCCCCACCTCAAGCTTGGGGTCCTCCACATCCACAAGGGTTCCCCACTCCTGGCAGCGGCGGACCTGCTTTTGCACCCAATCCTCAATATATGCCTCCTTCACATAACTACGATAATTACTACCCACCTCCTGATCTGCCTCCCGTAGATAAGCTCATTCCTCCACCTGCCTATGCAAGGGATACTTCTCAATCACAGCAGTCTGTTGCAAATAAG GTCACACAGCACATGCAAATTCCTCTAACCTATGCAGATGCAGTTATTGGAGCATCAGGATCAAATATCAGCTACATTCGCCGTGCTAGTGGCGCAAGTATTACAATTCAGGAGACCAGGGGTATTCCAGGGGAAATGACTGTTGAGATAAGTGGCACCGCGTCACAAATACAGGCAGCTCAACAACTGGTGCAG AATTTCATGGCTGAAGCGGCGAGTGCGGCACAAGATCATATGGGGGGGTCAATTAACCAAGGTTACAATTCCTATCCTACCAATGCTTCTGTTTATGCATCTCCACCTTCAAGTGCTGGAGCACATACAGGTCATGCACCTGCTGCTGATTATGGTTCGGTGTATGGAACCAATTATGGTTACTAA
- the LOC107624991 gene encoding fructokinase-1 (The sequence of the model RefSeq protein was modified relative to this genomic sequence to represent the inferred CDS: added 27 bases not found in genome assembly) — MHLTHKALNFPNPNYHSHGPSHSFNSNPTPNPGLLTLPLNLLSPAKRRRSVLFATKNRGAVQIAVANNHPIVVPPSPSYDYRTFRSAKNVDVSTLGNLCVDIVLNVPQLPPPSFHERKAFMDRLASSPPNKKYWEAGGNCNMAIAAARLGLSCVSIGHVGNEIYGKFLLDVLHDEGIGMVEMSNSTDVVNSSSASIETLLCWVLVDPLQRHGFCSRADFSKEPAFHWMSTLSREVKLAIRNSKVLFCNGYGFDELSPSLLLSAVDYAVDVGTSIFFDPGPRGKSLSTGTSEEQRALDQFLRMSDVLLLTSDEAESLTGLGDPILAGQEFLKRGIRTKWVIIKMGSHGSILITASNIACAPAFKVDVIDTVGCGDSFVAAVAYGYIHNMPLVNTLTIANAVGAATAMGCGAGRNVAKLENVKDLLKSSNISKDTKFWTNVLGKNAIAQEITCLSHMMNGIGNPDNLNHVPYDKVASELLPKLEHPQIPDNVTA; from the exons TTCCCAAACCCTAACTACCATTCTCATGGACCTTCACATTCCTTCAATTCCAATCCCACCCCAAACCCTGGGTTGTTGACTCTACCGCTAAACCTTCTCTCTCCCGCAAAACGACGCCGTTCCGTGCTATTCGCCACCAAAAACAGGGGTGCCGTACAAATCGCCGTCGCAAACAATCATCCTATTGTCGTTCCTCCTTCACCATCCTACGATTACCGAACGTTTCGGAGTGCCAAAAACGTCGACGTTTCCACGCTTGGGAACCTCTGCGTTGATATAGTTCTCAATGTTCCCCAATTGCCCCCGCCTTCCTTTCACGAACGCAAGGCCTTCATGGACCGCTTGGCCTCTTCTCCACCCAACAAG AAATATTGGGAAGCTGGTGGGAACTGCAATATGGCAATAGCAGCTGCAAGGCTAGGACTTAGTTGTGTATCAATTGGTCATGTGGGTAATGAAATCTATGGGAAGTTTCTGTTAGATGTGCTTCATGATGAGGGCATTGGTATGGTTGAGATGAGTAATAGTACTGATGTTGTGAACAGCTCCAGTGCATCTATCGAAACACTTCTATGCTGGGTTCTTGTTGATCCGTTACAAAGACATGGTTTTTGCAG TCGAGCAGATTTTAGCAAGGAACCTGCATTTCATTGGATGAGCACACTGAGCAGAGAAGTAAAACTAGCTATCAGAAATTCAAAGGTTTTGTTCTGTAATGGATATGGCTTTGATGAGCTCTCTCCTAGTTTACTGCTCTCAGCAGTGGACTATGCTGTTGATGTCGGCACATCGATATTCTTTGATCCTGGACCACGTGGAAAGAGTCTCTCCACTGGGACTTCAGAAGAACAAAGAGCTCTTGACCAGTTTCTCAGAATGAGTGATGTTCTTCTTCTAACTTCTGATGAG GCCGAGTCTTTAACTGGCCTAGGAGATCCAATATTAGCAGGACAGGAGTTTCTCAAAAGAGGGATCCGCACAAAATGGGTGATTATAAAAATGGGTTCTCATGGTTCAATTCTAATAACTGCATCAAATATAGCATGTGCTCCTGCATTCAAG GTGGATGTCATTGATACTGTTGGGTGCGGAGACAGTTTTGTTGCTGCTGTTGCATATGGTTATATACATAATATGCCGTTGGTTAATACATTAACAATTGCAAACGCAGTGGGTGCTGCCACAGCCATGGGGTGTGGTGCTGGTAGGAATGTAGCAAAACTGGAAAATGTGAAAGATTTATTAAAATCATCAAACATCAGCAAAGATACCAAATTCTGGACCAATGTACTTGGGAAGAATGCGATAGCTCAGGAAATAACATGTTTGTCACACATGATGAACGGTATCGGCAATCCAGACAATCTCAACCATGTCCCATATGACAAGGTCGCCTCCGAGCTCTTGCCTAAGCTTGAACATCCACAGATACCCGATAATGTGACGGCATGA
- the LOC107626897 gene encoding uncharacterized protein LOC107626897 → MWSGDADYEIFKVHEWPTNMAVDLDKRSCTWMPCMHACAALARVGKKPDKFCHYWLTMEAYNNTYAFHINPIPGQALWEKSSHNRPQAPKFKKKPRPIKKNRRKDADEEPSRGHTKRNCRKRAVDEESAIVAVAAAVNGGDAPPVPQD, encoded by the exons ATGTGGTCTGGTGATGCAGATTATGAAATATTTAAAGTTCATGAATGGCCTACCAATATGGCTGTGGACTTGGACAAGAGATCATGCACAT GGATGCCATGTATGCATGCATGTGCCGCTTTGGCCAGGGTTGGTAAAAAGCCAGATAAATTCTGTCATTACTGGTTGACCATGGAAGCATACAACAACACCTATGCCTTCCATATAAATCCAATTCCTGGTCAGGCACTGTGGGAGAAATCATCACATAATAGACCTCAAGCACCAAAGTTCAAGAAGAAGCCAAGGCCAattaagaagaatagaagaaaggATGCTGATGAGGAGCCAAGTAGAG GTCACACCAAGAGGAATTGTCGTAAGAGGGCCGTTGACGAAGAATCAGCTATTGTGGCTGTTGCAGCTGCTGTAAATGGTGGTGATGCCCCACCTGTGCCACAGGATTAA